In the Anastrepha obliqua isolate idAnaObli1 chromosome 1, idAnaObli1_1.0, whole genome shotgun sequence genome, one interval contains:
- the LOC129250954 gene encoding dynein regulatory complex subunit 5, with product MNFSYVEFPFTVDSNTFKPYFSLNNVILPRLANKSLLASDGQRTTDNEGRQQQQPNQPESLRHLALDAIIANWNDNPIFEALTRQEDRNYLLAHLDTQLPLKLLSERIRDNFFWRRCCQQRWKPHHHTNRLSQSQSWISIYMQRHLQEFIECVETCDYEQEQAQAVLDICSPYVNQLEIKYLQPAADGRNDHIPLDFILSHLPELQMLRLTYATKTVGSNFCLGSNTLSHKDIFTLSRGLSQCYELHTFCLHSTKLESYQLPFLARALDKGCHKLTSLAIIHCALRDAGIREFLSICNKESFTTLETLDLTDNRITSEGAYVLSRTIKGLSLRKLILRLNPIESDGVATIFSLLQNLPIETLDISGCSICESITKLFMQLIIQNKSLVSIDISNNELGEEFGKQLYKIIGFNKVLQHLDLRNTGLSLELRNKIKEILKNNRPKPKSYLKEIFKKQGI from the exons atgaatttcTCATATGTCGAGTTTCCCTTTACTGTCGATTCGAACACCTTTAAACCTTACTTCAGCTTAAACAATGTGATACTGCCACGATTGGCTAACAAATCCCTGCTTGCCAGCGATGGCCAGCGCACAACCGATAACGAAGGCAGGCAACAGCAGCAGCCAAATCAACCGGAATCACTGCGTCATTTGGCGCTCGATGCCATCATTGCCAATTGGAATG ACAATCCCATCTTCGAGGCGTTAACGCGGCAAGAAGATCGCAACTATCTACTCGCCCACCTGGACACACAATTGCCGCTCAAGTTGCTCAGCGAACGCATACGTGACAATTTCTTTTGGCGCCGCTGTTGCCAGCAACGCTGGAAGCCTCATCACCATACAAATCGCCTGTCACAGTCGCAGTCATGGATTAGTATCTACATGCAACGACATCTGCAGGAGTTCATCGAATGCGTGGAGACGTGCGATTACGAGCAAGAGCAGGCGCAGGCGGTATTGGACATTTGTTCGCCATATGTAAATCAACTAGAGATAAAGTATTTGCAACCGGCCGCCGATGGGCGCAATG ATCACATTCCACTCGATTTCATATTGAGCCACTTGCCCGAGTTGCAAATGCTACGCCTGACTTACGCCACCAAGACGGTGGGCAGTAACTTTTGCCTGGGCAGTAATACACTCTCACATAAGGACATATTCACGCTGTCACGCGGACTAAGTCAGTGCTATGAGTTGCACACATTCTG TCTTCATAGCACCAAACTGGAGTCGTATCAGCTGCCTTTTCTGGCGCGTGCTTTGGATAAAGGTTGTCACAAGCTGACATCGCTCGCTATAATTCACTGCGCGCTACGCGATGCTGGGATTAGAGAATTTTTGAGTATTTGCAATAAGGAATCATTTACCACACTGGAGACGCTCGATCTAACAGATAATAGAATCA CTTCCGAGGGTGCCTATGTGCTCAGCCGCACCATTAAAGGCCTTTCACTGCGTAAACTAATACTACGCCTAAATCCTATTGAAAGTGATGGCGTCGCTACTATTTTTTCACTCTTACAAAATTTGCCTATCGAAACGCTCGACATCAGCGGTTGTTCAATTTGTGAATCGATAACAAAGCTATTCATGCAAttaattatacaaaataaatcatTAGTAAGCATTGATATTTCAAATAACGAATTGGGCGAG GAATTCGGCAAGCAGCTCTACAAAATCATTGGTTTCAATAAAGTTCTACAGCATTTGGACTTACGGAATACCGGGCTGAGCTTGGAGCtgcgtaataaaataaaagaaattttgaaaaataataggcCTAAACCAAAATCATATCTGaaggaaatatttaagaaacaagGCATATAA